The following are from one region of the Pleurodeles waltl isolate 20211129_DDA chromosome 4_1, aPleWal1.hap1.20221129, whole genome shotgun sequence genome:
- the FBXL14 gene encoding F-box/LRR-repeat protein 14: protein METHISCLFPELLAMIFSYLDVRDKGRAAQVCAAWRDAAYHKSVWRGVEAKLHLRRANPSLFPSLQARGIRRVQILSLRRSLSYVIQGLPDIQSLNLSGCYNLTDNGLGHAFVQEVPSLRALNLSLCKQVTDSSLGRIAQYLKGLEVLELGGCSNITNTGLLLVAWGLRGLKSLNLRSCRHVSDVGIGHLAGMTRSAAEGCLGLEQLTLQDCQKLTDLALKHVSRGLSRLRVLNLSFCGGISDAGLLHLSHMSALRSLNLRSCDHISDTGLMHLAMGSLRLSGLDVSFCDKVGDQSLAYIAQGLDGLKSLSLCSCHISDDGINRMVRQMHGLRTLNIGQCVRITDKGLELIADHLSQLTGIDLYGCTRITKRGLERITQLPCLKVLNLGLWQMTESEKVR, encoded by the coding sequence ATGGAGACCCACATCTCGTGCCTCTTTCCCGAGCTGCTCGCCATGATCTTCAGCTACCTGGACGTGCGCGACAAGGGGCGGGCGGCGCAGGTGTGCGCGGCCTGGCGCGACGCCGCCTACCACAAGTCGGTGTGGCGCGGCGTGGAGGCTAAGTTGCATCTGCGCCGCGCCAACCCGTCCCTCTTCCCGTCTCTGCAGGCCCGAGGAATCAGACGCGTGCAGATCCTCAGCCTCCGCCGAAGCTTGAGCTACGTGATCCAGGGCCTGCCCGATATCCAGAGCCTGAACCTGAGCGGCTGCTACAACCTGACCGACAACGGCCTGGGTCACGCCTTCGTGCAAGAGGTGCCCTCTCTGCGGGCCCTGAACCTCAGCCTCTGCAAGCAGGTGACGGACAGCAGCTTAGGCCGCATCGCGCAGTACCTCAAGGGGCTGGAGGTGCTTGAACTGGGCGGCTGCAGCAACATCACCAACACCGGCCTTCTGCTGGTGGCCTGGGGGCTGCGCGGCCTCAAGAGCCTCAACCTGCGCTCCTGCCGGCACGTCTCGGACGTGGGCATCGGGCACCTGGCCGGCATGACGCGCAGCGCGGCCGAGGGCTGTCTGGGCCTGGAGCAGCTCACCCTGCAGGACTGCCAGAAGCTCACCGACTTGGCGCTCAAACACGTCTCCCGAGGGCTGAGCCGGCTGCGGGTGCTGAACCTCAGCTTCTGCGGGGGCATTTCGGACGCGGGGCTGCTGCACCTCTCGCACATGTCGGCCCTGCGCTCCCTCAACCTGCGCTCCTGCGACCACATCAGCGACACGGGGCTCATGCACCTGGCCATGGGCAGCCTGCGCCTGTCGGGCCTCGACGTCTCCTTCTGCGACAAGGTGGGGGATCAGAGCTTGGCCTACATAGCGCAGGGGCTGGATGGGCTCAAGTCGCTGTCCCTCTGCTCCTGCCACATCAGCGACGACGGCATCAATCGTATGGTGCGCCAAATGCACGGGCTGCGTACTCTCAACATCGGCCAGTGCGTGCGCATCACGGACAAGGGACTGGAGCTGATCGCAGACCATCTATCCCAGCTCACGGGGATTGATTTATACGGCTGCACCCGCATCACAAAGCGAGGCCTGGAGCGCATCACGCAGCTGCCCTGCCTCAAGGTGCTCAACTTGGGCCTCTGGCAGATGACGGAAAGCGAGAAGGTGAGGTGA